Proteins from a genomic interval of Musa acuminata AAA Group cultivar baxijiao chromosome BXJ1-9, Cavendish_Baxijiao_AAA, whole genome shotgun sequence:
- the LOC103997189 gene encoding glucose-6-phosphate 1-dehydrogenase, cytoplasmic isoform-like isoform X1, translating into MSTVSDAFLRNDSFRSNSLRSESFSEEKDTGIVQEVGCLSIIVLGASGDLAKKKTFPALFHLFKQGFLQENDVHIFGYARSKLSDEDLRERICGYLGQAASTEPTEVLSRFLQLIQYVSGSYDSEGGFQLLNKQISEHEISKRSEPGTSRRLFYLALPPSVYPSVCKMIRRYCMNQSDLGGWTRIVVEKPFGKDLKTAEDLSSQLGELFDEKELYRIDHYLGKELVQNLLVLRFANRLFLPLWNRDNIDNIQIVFREDFGTEGRGGYFDEYGIIRDIIQNHLLQVLCLVAMEKPVSLYPEHIRDEKVKVLQSVIPIKLEEVVLGQYEGYKDDPTVSDSSNTPTFATIVFHIYNERWEGVPFILKAGKALNSRKAEIRIQFKDVPGDIFESKRHGRNEFVIRLQPSEAMYMKLTVKKPGLEMSTIQSELDLSYGLRYQDANIPEAYERLILDTIRGDQQHFVRRDELRVAWEIFTPLLNSIEEGKLRPVMYKPGSRGPAEADELLAKVGYVQTHGIFPIMFVSLCIYEHRAVNG; encoded by the exons ATGTCAACTGTATCGGATGCATTTCTGAGAAATGACTCCTTCAGAAGTAACAGTTTGAGGAGTGAATCTTTTTCAGAAGAGAAAGACACGGGTATTGTACAGGAGGTTGGTTGCTTATCCATAATTGTGCTGGGTGCTTCGGGTGATCTTGCCAAGAAGAAAACATTTCCTGCGCTCTTTCACCTTTTTAAACAG GGATTCTTACAAGAGAATGATGTGCACATTTTTGGTTATGCCCGGTCAAAGCTATCAGATGAGGATTTAAGAGAACGCATATGTGG ATACCTTGGGCAAGCTGCTTCAACTGAGCCAACAGAGGTTCTATCAAGGTTCTTGCAATTG ATTCAATATGTTAGTGGTTCATATGACAGTGAGGGTGGTTTTCAACTATTAAATAAGCAAATTTCTGAGCATGAGATATCAAAACGAAGTGAGCCAGGAACCTCCCGCAGGCTATTTTACCTGGCACTTCCTCCATCAGTTTACCCTTCTGTCTGCAAAATGATAAGAAGATACTGCATGAACCAAT CTGATCTTGGTGGGTGGACACGCATTGTGGTTGAGAAACCTTTTGGAAAGGACTTGAAAACTGCAGAAGATTTAAGTTCTCAGCTTGGAGAACTATTTGATGAAAAAGAGCTTTACAGAATTGATCACTACTTGGGAAAGGAGTTGGTTCAGAACTTG CTGGTGCTACGTTTTGCAAACCGCCTCTTTTTGCCCCTTTGGAATCGAGATAACATTGACAATATACAG ATTGTGTTCAGAGAGGACTTTGGAACTGAAGGACGAGGAGGATATTTTGATGAATACGG AATCATTCGTGATATCATTCAAAATCATTTGCTTCAG GTACTTTGTTTGGTTGCCATGGAGAAACCTGTTTCACTTTATCCTGAGCACATTCGGGATGAGAAAGTGAAG GTTCTTCAATCAGTGATACCAATAAAACTTGAAGAGGTCGTACTTGGACAATATGAAGGCTACAAAGATGACCCAACAGTTTCTGACAGCTCAAACACCCCAACATTTGCAACTATTGTTTTTCACATATACAATGAAAGATGGGAAG GTGTCCCTTTTATTCTCAAGGCCGGAAAAGCTTTAAATTCTAGAAAAGCAGAAATTCGTATTCAATTTAAAGATGTTCCTGGGGATATCTTTGAAA GTAAAAGGCACGGGAGAAATGAATTTGTCATTCGCCTGCAACCGTCAGAAGCCATGTATATGAAACTAACA GTCAAGAAACCTGGACTGGAAATGTCAACCATACAGAGTGAACTAGATTTATCTTATGGGTTGAGGTATCAAGATGCCAACATCCCAGAGGCATATGAGCGATTAATCTTGGACAC AATAAGGGGTGACCAGCAACATTTTGTGCGCAGAGATGAACTGAGG GTGGCATGGGAGATATTCACTCCTCTTTTAAACAGTATTGAAGAGGGGAAACTGAGGCCTGTTATGTATAAACCAGGCAGCCGTGGTCCAGCAGAGGCAGATGAGTTACTTGCCAAAGTGGGATATGTGCAAACTCATGG TATATTTCCCATCATGTTTGTGAGCCTATGTATCTATGAGCACAGAGCTGTGAATGGCTGA
- the LOC103997189 gene encoding glucose-6-phosphate 1-dehydrogenase, cytoplasmic isoform-like isoform X2: MSTVSDAFLRNDSFRSNSLRSESFSEEKDTGIVQEVGCLSIIVLGASGDLAKKKTFPALFHLFKQGFLQENDVHIFGYARSKLSDEDLRERICGYLGQAASTEPTEVLSRFLQLIQYVSGSYDSEGGFQLLNKQISEHEISKRSEPGTSRRLFYLALPPSVYPSVCKMIRRYCMNQSDLGGWTRIVVEKPFGKDLKTAEDLSSQLGELFDEKELYRIDHYLGKELVQNLLVLRFANRLFLPLWNRDNIDNIQIVFREDFGTEGRGGYFDEYGIIRDIIQNHLLQVLCLVAMEKPVSLYPEHIRDEKVKVLQSVIPIKLEEVVLGQYEGYKDDPTVSDSSNTPTFATIVFHIYNERWEGVPFILKAGKALNSRKAEIRIQFKDVPGDIFESKRHGRNEFVIRLQPSEAMYMKLTVKKPGLEMSTIQSELDLSYGLRYQDANIPEAYERLILDTIRGDQQHFVRRDELRVAWEIFTPLLNSIEEGKLRPVMYKPGSRGPAEADELLAKVGYVQTHGYIWIPATL, from the exons ATGTCAACTGTATCGGATGCATTTCTGAGAAATGACTCCTTCAGAAGTAACAGTTTGAGGAGTGAATCTTTTTCAGAAGAGAAAGACACGGGTATTGTACAGGAGGTTGGTTGCTTATCCATAATTGTGCTGGGTGCTTCGGGTGATCTTGCCAAGAAGAAAACATTTCCTGCGCTCTTTCACCTTTTTAAACAG GGATTCTTACAAGAGAATGATGTGCACATTTTTGGTTATGCCCGGTCAAAGCTATCAGATGAGGATTTAAGAGAACGCATATGTGG ATACCTTGGGCAAGCTGCTTCAACTGAGCCAACAGAGGTTCTATCAAGGTTCTTGCAATTG ATTCAATATGTTAGTGGTTCATATGACAGTGAGGGTGGTTTTCAACTATTAAATAAGCAAATTTCTGAGCATGAGATATCAAAACGAAGTGAGCCAGGAACCTCCCGCAGGCTATTTTACCTGGCACTTCCTCCATCAGTTTACCCTTCTGTCTGCAAAATGATAAGAAGATACTGCATGAACCAAT CTGATCTTGGTGGGTGGACACGCATTGTGGTTGAGAAACCTTTTGGAAAGGACTTGAAAACTGCAGAAGATTTAAGTTCTCAGCTTGGAGAACTATTTGATGAAAAAGAGCTTTACAGAATTGATCACTACTTGGGAAAGGAGTTGGTTCAGAACTTG CTGGTGCTACGTTTTGCAAACCGCCTCTTTTTGCCCCTTTGGAATCGAGATAACATTGACAATATACAG ATTGTGTTCAGAGAGGACTTTGGAACTGAAGGACGAGGAGGATATTTTGATGAATACGG AATCATTCGTGATATCATTCAAAATCATTTGCTTCAG GTACTTTGTTTGGTTGCCATGGAGAAACCTGTTTCACTTTATCCTGAGCACATTCGGGATGAGAAAGTGAAG GTTCTTCAATCAGTGATACCAATAAAACTTGAAGAGGTCGTACTTGGACAATATGAAGGCTACAAAGATGACCCAACAGTTTCTGACAGCTCAAACACCCCAACATTTGCAACTATTGTTTTTCACATATACAATGAAAGATGGGAAG GTGTCCCTTTTATTCTCAAGGCCGGAAAAGCTTTAAATTCTAGAAAAGCAGAAATTCGTATTCAATTTAAAGATGTTCCTGGGGATATCTTTGAAA GTAAAAGGCACGGGAGAAATGAATTTGTCATTCGCCTGCAACCGTCAGAAGCCATGTATATGAAACTAACA GTCAAGAAACCTGGACTGGAAATGTCAACCATACAGAGTGAACTAGATTTATCTTATGGGTTGAGGTATCAAGATGCCAACATCCCAGAGGCATATGAGCGATTAATCTTGGACAC AATAAGGGGTGACCAGCAACATTTTGTGCGCAGAGATGAACTGAGG GTGGCATGGGAGATATTCACTCCTCTTTTAAACAGTATTGAAGAGGGGAAACTGAGGCCTGTTATGTATAAACCAGGCAGCCGTGGTCCAGCAGAGGCAGATGAGTTACTTGCCAAAGTGGGATATGTGCAAACTCATGGGTACATATGGATACCAGCTACCTTATAA
- the LOC103997189 gene encoding glucose-6-phosphate 1-dehydrogenase, cytoplasmic isoform-like isoform X3 yields MSTVSDAFLRNDSFRSNSLRSESFSEEKDTGIVQEVGCLSIIVLGASGDLAKKKTFPALFHLFKQGFLQENDVHIFGYARSKLSDEDLRERICGYLGQAASTEPTEVLSRFLQLIQYVSGSYDSEGGFQLLNKQISEHEISKRSEPGTSRRLFYLALPPSVYPSVCKMIRRYCMNQSDLGGWTRIVVEKPFGKDLKTAEDLSSQLGELFDEKELYRIDHYLGKELVQNLLVLRFANRLFLPLWNRDNIDNIQIVFREDFGTEGRGGYFDEYGIIRDIIQNHLLQVLQSVIPIKLEEVVLGQYEGYKDDPTVSDSSNTPTFATIVFHIYNERWEGVPFILKAGKALNSRKAEIRIQFKDVPGDIFESKRHGRNEFVIRLQPSEAMYMKLTVKKPGLEMSTIQSELDLSYGLRYQDANIPEAYERLILDTIRGDQQHFVRRDELRVAWEIFTPLLNSIEEGKLRPVMYKPGSRGPAEADELLAKVGYVQTHGIFPIMFVSLCIYEHRAVNG; encoded by the exons ATGTCAACTGTATCGGATGCATTTCTGAGAAATGACTCCTTCAGAAGTAACAGTTTGAGGAGTGAATCTTTTTCAGAAGAGAAAGACACGGGTATTGTACAGGAGGTTGGTTGCTTATCCATAATTGTGCTGGGTGCTTCGGGTGATCTTGCCAAGAAGAAAACATTTCCTGCGCTCTTTCACCTTTTTAAACAG GGATTCTTACAAGAGAATGATGTGCACATTTTTGGTTATGCCCGGTCAAAGCTATCAGATGAGGATTTAAGAGAACGCATATGTGG ATACCTTGGGCAAGCTGCTTCAACTGAGCCAACAGAGGTTCTATCAAGGTTCTTGCAATTG ATTCAATATGTTAGTGGTTCATATGACAGTGAGGGTGGTTTTCAACTATTAAATAAGCAAATTTCTGAGCATGAGATATCAAAACGAAGTGAGCCAGGAACCTCCCGCAGGCTATTTTACCTGGCACTTCCTCCATCAGTTTACCCTTCTGTCTGCAAAATGATAAGAAGATACTGCATGAACCAAT CTGATCTTGGTGGGTGGACACGCATTGTGGTTGAGAAACCTTTTGGAAAGGACTTGAAAACTGCAGAAGATTTAAGTTCTCAGCTTGGAGAACTATTTGATGAAAAAGAGCTTTACAGAATTGATCACTACTTGGGAAAGGAGTTGGTTCAGAACTTG CTGGTGCTACGTTTTGCAAACCGCCTCTTTTTGCCCCTTTGGAATCGAGATAACATTGACAATATACAG ATTGTGTTCAGAGAGGACTTTGGAACTGAAGGACGAGGAGGATATTTTGATGAATACGG AATCATTCGTGATATCATTCAAAATCATTTGCTTCAG GTTCTTCAATCAGTGATACCAATAAAACTTGAAGAGGTCGTACTTGGACAATATGAAGGCTACAAAGATGACCCAACAGTTTCTGACAGCTCAAACACCCCAACATTTGCAACTATTGTTTTTCACATATACAATGAAAGATGGGAAG GTGTCCCTTTTATTCTCAAGGCCGGAAAAGCTTTAAATTCTAGAAAAGCAGAAATTCGTATTCAATTTAAAGATGTTCCTGGGGATATCTTTGAAA GTAAAAGGCACGGGAGAAATGAATTTGTCATTCGCCTGCAACCGTCAGAAGCCATGTATATGAAACTAACA GTCAAGAAACCTGGACTGGAAATGTCAACCATACAGAGTGAACTAGATTTATCTTATGGGTTGAGGTATCAAGATGCCAACATCCCAGAGGCATATGAGCGATTAATCTTGGACAC AATAAGGGGTGACCAGCAACATTTTGTGCGCAGAGATGAACTGAGG GTGGCATGGGAGATATTCACTCCTCTTTTAAACAGTATTGAAGAGGGGAAACTGAGGCCTGTTATGTATAAACCAGGCAGCCGTGGTCCAGCAGAGGCAGATGAGTTACTTGCCAAAGTGGGATATGTGCAAACTCATGG TATATTTCCCATCATGTTTGTGAGCCTATGTATCTATGAGCACAGAGCTGTGAATGGCTGA
- the LOC135582348 gene encoding uncharacterized protein LOC135582348, translating into MPDSYFPLRWESTGDQWWYASPIDWAAANGHYDLVRQLLHLDANLLIKLTSLRRIRRLETVWDDDAQFVDAARCRSTVARRLLHECEGRNGKNSLIRAGYGGWLLYTAASAGDMGFVQELLHREPLLVFGEGEYGVTDIFYAAARSKSSEVFRLLFDSAVSPRRSIGGGGGADSGFRWEMVNRALHASARGGSLEFLKELLVDCSDVVAYRDIQGSTILHTASGRGQVEVVKYLLVSIDMIDSRDKKGNTALHIAAFRGHLPVAEALMAASPSSSRSINEAGDTFLHMAVAGFRTPGFRRLDRQMELVRKLIDGNAASVQEIVNVRNKDGRTALHMAVIGNVHADLVELLMTVRSIDLNVRDGDGMTPLDVLRQHPRSASSEVLIKQLISAGGMANSKDYRTRSAIASHLKMQGVAKSPGTAFRVSDAEIFLYTGIQASDASARPSSCSSASKSEVSHFSAGSDRRKKQQIGSIGNVARHLRVLLGWPRRRGKTAETLKKVVGDDESLESFKKLVDRGEAPTPLRQQFSKSTWMMMMMASNKRPLSVRSAVPSPATRKKFAASSAMEKRKGICSENENDGASCSSSSMNYSAVENATPRWSLVNGRPMSQYFCFGAQHMEADEQQSNHASKPSLVASAV; encoded by the exons ATGCCGGATTCTTACTTCCCCCTCCGGTGGGAGAGCACCGGAGACCAGTGGTGGTACGCCTCCCCGATCGATTGGGCAGCAGCTAATGGCCACTACGACCTCGTCCGGCAGCTGCTGCATCTCGACGCCAATCTCCTCATAAAGCTCACCTCCCTTCGCCGCATCCGCCGGCTTGAGACGGTGTGGGACGACGACGCCCAGTTCGTGGACGCCGCCAGATGCCGGTCCACTGTCGCTCGCCGCCTGCTCCATGAGTGTGAGGGGAGGAACGGGAAGAACTCGCTGATCCGTGCCGGCTACGGTGGATGGCTTCTCTACACTGCAGCCTCGGCAGGGGACATGGGCTTTGTGCAGGAGCTGCTCCACAGAGAACCACTGCTAGTCTTCGGTGAAGGGGAATATGGCGTCACTGACATCTTCTATGCCGCGGCGAGGAGCAAGAGCTCGGAGGTCTTCAGGCTTCTGTTCGACTCTGCGGTGTCACCGAGGCGGTCCATAGGTGGCGGTGGAGGAGCAGACTCTGGTTTTAGGTGGGAGATGGTGAACAGGGCACTCCATGCTTCTGCCAGAGGAGGGAGCTTGGAGTTCTTGAAGGAGCTTCTGGTGGACTGCTCAGATGTGGTGGCTTACAGAGACATCCAGGGATCCACCATCTTGCATACTGCCTCTGGTAGAGGACAGGTTGAG GTAGTCAAGTATCTACTTGTATCTATCGACATGATCGACTCCAGAGACAAGAAAGGGAACACAGCATTGCATATAGCAGCCTTTCGAGGACACTTACCTGTTGCAGAGGCCCTGATGGCGGCTTCACCCTCTTCCTCCCGTTCGATCAATGAAGCTGGCGACACCTTCCTTCACATGGCAGTGGCAGGCTTCAGAACCCCGGGTTTCCGCAGGCTCGACAGGCAGATGGAGCTGGTGAGGAAGCTGATCGATGGAAACGCTGCGAGCGTTCAAGAGATCGTCAATGTCAGAAACAAGGACGGGAGGACCGCCCTCCATATGGCCGTGATCGGCAATGTGCATGCGGATTTGGTCGAGCTCCTGATGACGGTCCGATCCATCGACCTCAACGTTCGAGATGGCGATGGCATGACGCCGCTGGATGTGCTCCGACAGCACCCTCGATCGGCGTCGTCGGAGGTGCTGATCAAGCAGTTGATCTCTGCGGGAGGGATGGCGAACTCGAAGGACTACAGAACGAGGTCGGCCATCGCTTCCCACCTAAAGATGCAAGGCGTTGCGAAGAGCCCAGGCACCGCGTTTAGGGTTTCGGATGCGGAGATATTTTTGTACACGGGCATCCAGGCATCGGACGCCAGTGCGAGGCCGAGCTCGTGCTCGAGCGCCAGCAAGAGCGAGGTCAGCCACTTCAGTGCCGGTTCGGATAGGAGGAAGAAGCAGCAGATCGGTTCCATCGGCAATGTGGCGAGGCATCTGAGGGTTCTACTCGGGTGGCCTCGGAGGAGGGGGAAGACGGCCGAGACTTTAAAGAAGGTGGTGGGAGATGATGAGTCGTTGGAGTCCTTCAAGAAGTTGGTCGACCGGGGAGAAGCTCCGACTCCACTCCGGCAGCAGTTCTCCAAGTCgacatggatgatgatgatgatggcaagCAACAAGCGACCTCTTTCCGTGAGAAGCGCGGTGCCGAGTCCAGCCACGAGGAAGAAGTTTGCTGCATCGTCTGCGATGGAGAAACGGAAGGGCATTTGTTCGGAGAACGAGAATGATGGCGCCTCCTGTTCCAGTTCCTCCATGAATTATAGTGCGGTGGAGAATGCGACCCCGAGATGGAGCCTTGTGAACGGCAGACCGATGAGTCAGTACTTCTGCTTCGGGGCACAGCACATGGAAGCAGATGAACAGCAATCTAATCATGCATCCAAGCCCTCACTGGTGGCATCAGCGGTTTGA